TGCCCTCCACAGAAATCATTTATCTTGCGGGTAACGACACGATTCTGTTTGCTGGAACGGATGATGAAAGGACTTTTCTCTCTGTTAATAAAGGGGAAAGCTGGTCCGCAGTGAACAGTTTGACGGCAAATACCAAATTCATTTCGCTAGCAATTAAGGGGTCAAACCTCTTTGTGGGAACGCCTGAGGGCGTCTATCTTTCTACAAACGAAGGCACGTCTTGGACGGAAGTAAACAATGGTATGACGGGTGCAGCTACATTCTCTCTCGCAGTAGTCGACACGAACCTTTTCGCAGGCACTTTTGGAGGTATCTTTTTATCCGTCAATAATGGGGCAAGTTGGAAAGCTATAAACACAAATCTTACGAATACGGCTCTTCAAGCTCTCGCAGCAAGCAATGGCAACCTCTTCGTTGCAACTATCGGCGGCATATTCCACTCTACGGACAGCGGAACAAGCTGGACTGAGGCCAATAAAGGATTAACGAACACCAACGTTTCAGCTCTTGCTTTCAAAGGATCAAATTTCTTCGCAGGAACTTCGGGCGGAGGCATCTTCCTATCCACTGACAACGGAACAAACTGGAACGCCATGAATAATGGGTTGATGAAGAGTGATATAACATCTATCGCCATTAATCAAACTGATATTTATGCAGCGTCTTTGGATGGCGGAATCTTTATATCGACCGACAACGGAGCAAACTGGAACGTCATCGACTCCACCCTCATGGATACGGCTGTTACCGCTCTCGCTGTCAAAGATAGTAGTCTTTTTGCTGCAACGAACGCGGGCGTGTTCACGACCAATGATAAAGGAAAGAGCTGGATGGCCATTAACTCAGGCCCACCTAATATTGAAGCTGCCGCTCTCTGTGCCAGTGACACCATTTTGTTTGCTAGCGCTCCCGGAGCCGGAGTTTTCATGTGTTCAAACAACAATAGAAATTGGACTTCAATCAACGATGGCTTATCGAATTCATTTATCTTTGCTTTTGAGGTAAAGGATACAAACGTTATTGCCGGCGGAGATGGTATCTATCTGTTTAACAGAAGAAAAAGAGCGTGGACCGACGTTAGTAAGGGGAATACAAGCATCGATATTCGCTCGCTTGCCTCTGACAGCATTTACGTTTTTGGCGGAGGCAGTTTTGAGATATGGAAAGAACAATTCTCAAAGATACTTGCTCCCATCCAATTGGAGTTCAACATACAGAGCATAAATTTTGGCAGCGTAAAAACAGGACAACATGAGGATACAACTATAACGATCACCAATACGGGTAATGATACGCTCAGCGTAATCAGTATCGTTTCTTCGCGTGTTTCATTTACTGTCATAAGCACTTCACTAAATATAGCTCCAGGACAATCAATATTGGATACCTTACGCTATGCGCCGACAGCGGTTGGGGCAGATTCGTCATTGATTATCGTCCAAAGTAACGCGATAAATTCGCCTGATACAATTAAAGTTTCGGGGAATGCCATTCCGCTGACAGAAGTTAGCGAAAAGAGTCGGATTCCAATCGCATTTAGCTTAGAGCAGAATTATCCAAACCCTTTTAACCCTTCGACATCCTTTTCATTTGATTTGCCTTCGAAAGGATTGGTCTCACTCAGGGTATTTGACCTCTTAGGCAGAGAGGTTTCAACGATTGTCTCCGAAGAAATGCCGGCAGGAAGTTACACGCGGCGATGGAATGCGGCGAACCTGGCAAGCGGGGTTTACTTTTATCGTTTGCAGGCTGGAACATATATCGAGGCAAAGAAACTTTTGCTTTTGAAATAACCGAACTGGCTGCCCGTCGCCGCTCGATGAGTCTATGACTCGCAGAGTCGTAGACAGCTAAACCGCGGTACGTTAGACGGTGGCAATATTAAGTCACGAAAAAATGAAATCCTCTATAATAGCAGTTCTTTCGTTCGCACTGTTAGCGAATTTGTCATGCCGCAAGGAAACGCCGACCGCCCCTCCGGAATCCAAAGGAACGATCTCTTTCGTCGAGCCCAAAGACAGTGCAGCGGCTCTCGAGAGCATAACGATCCAGATTCAGGTGACATCGAACCAACCCCTTAACAACGTTGTATTGACGATCGACGGATCTACCGTCAAGATATTCACTGCACCCCCCTACCAATTTGTATGGCAAACCGATACACTTCCGGAGGCGAGCATTCATGAATTAGACGCAAAGGCATATTTTAAGGACGGATCGTTTATCAGCGCGGATCAGCGGCATATTATCGCGTATCATTTTACTCCCTCGAGCCTGTCTGCGAGAATGGTGAACGATACGCTGATCACATTGACATGGAAGGACAATTCTTCCAGGGAAACAGGGTTCGACCTTCAAGAAGGCCTCAATGGAAGCCCCTTTGCCTCGCTCCAGCAGCTTCCTGCGAACACCACAACAGCTTCTGTCGTCGGCAAATATTCGATCGGCGACAGCCTTGCCTTCCGTGTCCGTGCGCTCAGCGATACCCTCGCGAGCAATTTTTCGAACACTGCCGTCGTCCCGATTGTCTTTCCGGCGCCCAGCAATCTCGTTCTTATCTCTCTCAGCGATACGGAGGTGAAGTTGTCCTGGCAGGATAATGCCGCGTTCACTGTCGATTTCGTCGTTGAACATAGCACCAACGGAATGACATACTCGGCGCTTGCCATCGTCGGAAAGAACGCATCCCCGGCAGCGATTTCCGATACGTTCAAGGTCGATTCCACGCATTACTTCCGCGTCAGAGCACGCAGCACGATCAACACCAGCAGCGCATCGAACGTTGTTTCAACAATACTCCCGAGGTTGAACATGCCGGGCGGACTTTCCATATCCAGCACGAGCCGTGACTCGCTCATCCTTCGTTGGAACGACAACACTGATTACACGAAAGGCTATGCGATCGAACGCCAGATCTCCGGCGGGCAATGGACCGAGGTGCAGCGGGTCGGCGCTTCGGTCAGCTCGTGGACGGATGCTTCCGTTGATACCCTTGACTATTATACCTACCGCATCCGGGCCTTTACTTCTCTCAATTATTCATCGTACTCAATTCCTAAGCGCGAACGATTTACTTTCAATAATACACCGATCCTCACTATTACGCCAAGAGACCCCCTTGGTTCCCTCTATGTCTCGGCGCTCGTTGTACCAGCGGACAGTAAAAGCGTCATTTGCGCCATAGGTCGGACCGTCGGCCAATATGACCTCACAACAGGGGCGTTCATCCGAAATTTTGGATCATTTGAAACCCAGATTATCGGAGCGCTCGCGATATCCCGCGACGGATCGGTCATCATCGCGCGGGGGAGCAATGATTCGACGGTTTATGTCTGGCGGGTGGCGGACGCCGCCCAGGTTCTGGCTTACAGAGAATTTACGCAGACGGTGTTTTCGATCGACTTAACTCCGAATGGCACGTCGTATTCAATTCCGGGAGGCGGGGGGATTCTTATTCGTTCAACGGAAGACGGAACGTTGTTGCGGACTATCATACAACAGGGAGCACCATACTGTATCGCCTTGAACAACAGCGGCGAGCTTCTTGCTGCCGACGATGGAATAACGAACGCTGCTCTTATTTATAGAGTCTCCGATGGTGCCCTGTTGGAAACTCTCAATGGACATACAATGGGGATACTCTCGATGGCGTTCAATTCCTCCGGCACTATGTTGGCCACAGGGAGTCTCGACCATTCGCTAAAACTTTGGGACATGAACGGCACTCTTTTGAGATCCTTCACGCCCGGCAACAATTATATCGATGGGGTGTCGTTTGATCCGACCGGGAGTTATGTTGCCGGAGGAGGGCTCAACACTTTCGTCACGGTGTGGAACCTCTCCGACGGAAGCGTCGCCCGAACTTTGACCGGCTACTCGACCAACGTAATGTCCACCAAGTTCACCCCCGATGGAAAACTGTTTCTGACGGGGGAATACAGCGGGAAGATCAGAGTTTATCTGGCATACCGGCAATGGATCAGCTCGTAATTTCCGCTGTCAGCAAAGCACAAAATCTTGCACTTGTCAGGAACCGAAGACTGGGATGAGGGGCTTCGAAATCCACGGTAACCCCGGGCTTGGAATAAGGACTCTATATATGAGCTTACTCTCACTGCGCTCCATCATCCGACAGAAAGGGAAACACATGAGAGGAAATGTTAGATCATTCATCATGCTTTGCTGCCTGCTTGCGTCGGCAAGTCAATCACGTGCCCAATGGATTCAAATGAACGGGCCCGATGGAGGGGTGGTCTCGTGTCTTGGTTTATCCGGTAATGATCTTTTCGCGGGGATAGGTAGTGGCGGAGCCTTTCATTCTTCCGATAACGGTACTAGTTGGAACGCGGCGAACGCCGGCTTGACGACCAAGAATATCTTTGCCTTTACCTTCCTTCCCGACACCGGCGCAGTGGGATCCAACAGGATCTTCGCCGGGACCGACAGCGGTATCTTTGTTTCAACGAACAATGGATCGACCTGGACAGCGGCCAGTTCCGGATTGACAGATCGTTACATTAGAGCGCTTGCAGTTAACGCCGGAAATATTTTTGCGGGCACTGGCACCTACGGTGTCTTCCGGTCAACGGACAAAGGGGCAAGCTGGACCCCCGTGAACAATGGCATGTTCGATGATGATATTCTCTGCCTTGCCAGCTCGGGTGCGGACCTCTTCACGGGAAACGACGGGGGTGGTATTTATCGCTCCAGCGATAATGGCGCAAATTGGTCTCCTGCCGACTCCGGACTGGGTAACATGTACGTCTATGCCCTTGTTGCCTCCGGTACAAATCTTTTCGCCGGGACTAATGGCGGCGTTTTTCTTTCCACGAATAACGGAACGAGCTGGACGCCGGCCAGCTCATTCCCGCTCAACCACAGCCCGCGGGCGCTTGTCGTTTCCGGGAGCAATGTCTTCGCTGGGACGAATGCCGGCGTTTTTCGTTCTACTGACATGGGCTCAAGCTGGAGCCCTGCAAGTGCGGGCATAACGAATTCCATCGTTTTTAATCTTCTCGCTGGCCCAGATTCGTCGGGGAAATTGTTTGCCGGGACTTTGGGAGGGGGTGTTTTCCTTTCCGCTAACAATGGGACCAGCTGGAATCCCATAAATAACGGTTTAATATTCACAAGCGTCCGGGGTATTGCAGTTTCGGCAGATGACATCGTTGCTCTGACCAGCGGTGTCTGCCTTTCCACTGACAACGGTGCAGACTGGATTCAGATCGACTCAGGATTAACAAACACGAATATTTCTTCGATCGCCGTTAGCGGCTCGAATTTTTATGCTGCCACTCAGAGCGGCATTTTTGTGTCCACTAATAACGGCACGATCTGGAAGGCCTCGAACAACGGGTTAACAAACCTCTTTGTTGAAGCCCTTGCGGTGGCCGGAACTAATGTCCTTGCGGGAACTGCCGGTGTCGGAGGAGGCGGAGTCTTTGTTTCGACCGACAGCGGATCGAACTGGACCGAGTACAATACTGGGCTGGAAAATTGCGCCGTCAGTGTTCTCGCCAAATCGGGAGCGACGCTGTTCGCCGGGACTTTAGAAGGTATCTATCGTTCCACCGACAACGGTGCAAACTGGCATGCTGCTGATTCAGCCGTGATGAGCATGTACGAGGTCAGTGCTTTTTCCTTCTCGGGCACGCATTTATTCGCCGGCAGTTTCGGCGGCGGTGTTTTCCGATCCATCGACAACGGTGCAAACTGGACTGCCGTCAATAACGGCCTGGCAGACTTTTGGATCTCAGCCCTTGCCGCCTTCGGCACAAGTATCTTCGCGGCAAGTGCAAATTCCGGAGTATTTCTTTCCACGGACTACGGCACAAGCTGGCATTC
This genomic window from Bacteroidota bacterium contains:
- a CDS encoding T9SS type A sorting domain-containing protein, translating into MNGPDGGVVSCLGLSGNDLFAGIGSGGAFHSSDNGTSWNAANAGLTTKNIFAFTFLPDTGAVGSNRIFAGTDSGIFVSTNNGSTWTAASSGLTDRYIRALAVNAGNIFAGTGTYGVFRSTDKGASWTPVNNGMFDDDILCLASSGADLFTGNDGGGIYRSSDNGANWSPADSGLGNMYVYALVASGTNLFAGTNGGVFLSTNNGTSWTPASSFPLNHSPRALVVSGSNVFAGTNAGVFRSTDMGSSWSPASAGITNSIVFNLLAGPDSSGKLFAGTLGGGVFLSANNGTSWNPINNGLIFTSVRGIAVSADDIVALTSGVCLSTDNGADWIQIDSGLTNTNISSIAVSGSNFYAATQSGIFVSTNNGTIWKASNNGLTNLFVEALAVAGTNVLAGTAGVGGGGVFVSTDSGSNWTEYNTGLENCAVSVLAKSGATLFAGTLEGIYRSTDNGANWHAADSAVMSMYEVSAFSFSGTHLFAGSFGGGVFRSIDNGANWTAVNNGLADFWISALAAFGTSIFAASANSGVFLSTDYGTSWHSVNSGLVNTDVQALAISGTNLIAGTAGNGAWTRPLSELTNVKLMKNEVPSRFSLSQNYPNPFNPSTTISYDLTKAGMVTLKIYDILGREIATLVNDQKQPGSYRVKFDGSSLSSGVYFYRLSAGSYVNTKKLMLLK
- a CDS encoding Ig-like domain-containing protein, which translates into the protein MKSSIIAVLSFALLANLSCRKETPTAPPESKGTISFVEPKDSAAALESITIQIQVTSNQPLNNVVLTIDGSTVKIFTAPPYQFVWQTDTLPEASIHELDAKAYFKDGSFISADQRHIIAYHFTPSSLSARMVNDTLITLTWKDNSSRETGFDLQEGLNGSPFASLQQLPANTTTASVVGKYSIGDSLAFRVRALSDTLASNFSNTAVVPIVFPAPSNLVLISLSDTEVKLSWQDNAAFTVDFVVEHSTNGMTYSALAIVGKNASPAAISDTFKVDSTHYFRVRARSTINTSSASNVVSTILPRLNMPGGLSISSTSRDSLILRWNDNTDYTKGYAIERQISGGQWTEVQRVGASVSSWTDASVDTLDYYTYRIRAFTSLNYSSYSIPKRERFTFNNTPILTITPRDPLGSLYVSALVVPADSKSVICAIGRTVGQYDLTTGAFIRNFGSFETQIIGALAISRDGSVIIARGSNDSTVYVWRVADAAQVLAYREFTQTVFSIDLTPNGTSYSIPGGGGILIRSTEDGTLLRTIIQQGAPYCIALNNSGELLAADDGITNAALIYRVSDGALLETLNGHTMGILSMAFNSSGTMLATGSLDHSLKLWDMNGTLLRSFTPGNNYIDGVSFDPTGSYVAGGGLNTFVTVWNLSDGSVARTLTGYSTNVMSTKFTPDGKLFLTGEYSGKIRVYLAYRQWISS
- a CDS encoding T9SS type A sorting domain-containing protein, which produces MLGIFPEIRVMMCIKKTFLFATVVATYTITSHAQWIQTNFPQSGYVRSFANTNGNVFAGSMGLGVFRSTDDGTTWSAVNTGLTKLQVRSLATIGTNLFSANTSGDIYRSTDNGTSWTLVKNGSTNGNAAWILLGGRETNLYAVNSGLSISSDTGTSWTEIGGGLGTVSSLVVGNSNLFVGSFSGGVYRSSDNGSSWNSVSNGLPSTEIIYLAGNDTILFAGTDDERTFLSVNKGESWSAVNSLTANTKFISLAIKGSNLFVGTPEGVYLSTNEGTSWTEVNNGMTGAATFSLAVVDTNLFAGTFGGIFLSVNNGASWKAINTNLTNTALQALAASNGNLFVATIGGIFHSTDSGTSWTEANKGLTNTNVSALAFKGSNFFAGTSGGGIFLSTDNGTNWNAMNNGLMKSDITSIAINQTDIYAASLDGGIFISTDNGANWNVIDSTLMDTAVTALAVKDSSLFAATNAGVFTTNDKGKSWMAINSGPPNIEAAALCASDTILFASAPGAGVFMCSNNNRNWTSINDGLSNSFIFAFEVKDTNVIAGGDGIYLFNRRKRAWTDVSKGNTSIDIRSLASDSIYVFGGGSFEIWKEQFSKILAPIQLEFNIQSINFGSVKTGQHEDTTITITNTGNDTLSVISIVSSRVSFTVISTSLNIAPGQSILDTLRYAPTAVGADSSLIIVQSNAINSPDTIKVSGNAIPLTEVSEKSRIPIAFSLEQNYPNPFNPSTSFSFDLPSKGLVSLRVFDLLGREVSTIVSEEMPAGSYTRRWNAANLASGVYFYRLQAGTYIEAKKLLLLK